One Glycocaulis abyssi DNA window includes the following coding sequences:
- a CDS encoding NAD(P)H-hydrate dehydratase, whose product MFKNMAATMPGPEVLDCAGMTRADAFAVRQGVASLTLMERAGAGVAHAIMARWAPRPAAILCGPGNNGGDGYVIARLLRDAGWPVTVFSLGDVAALKGDAAHMAGLWTGAVKSLDSFKTERFALVVDALFGAGLSRLLDGMALKASRSLAERDCAVVAVDVPSGVNGDESGSEGACVKADLTVTFHRLKPAHLFHPARAACGEIIVVDIGIPDGWRQGAGALPEIVQLPGITLPDTGHDRAVHKHGKGRLCVLAGPPGATGAARLSAMAGLKAGAGLVTLLCPPASLMEAASASLAVMTKSIREDDFADTLSLHRPGALVIGPGAGLNETLKARVLAALSTGVQAVLDADALSVFADDPKALFAALHDRAVLTPHTGEFERLFPGLLDASASPLEAARAGSQQSGANVLLKGPATVIAHPDGRVAVNIHASGRLATAGSGDVLAGIIGALMAQGIAPFQAARSAAFLHGEAGYHLPPGGTAEDLLAVIPAALESLGREQERLLTLNRLGR is encoded by the coding sequence ATGTTCAAAAACATGGCAGCGACCATGCCGGGGCCTGAAGTGCTCGACTGTGCCGGGATGACGCGGGCGGATGCGTTTGCGGTTCGCCAGGGTGTTGCCTCGCTGACATTGATGGAGCGGGCGGGGGCAGGGGTGGCGCACGCCATCATGGCACGGTGGGCGCCGCGTCCGGCGGCGATACTATGTGGTCCGGGGAATAATGGCGGCGACGGGTATGTCATCGCGCGCCTGCTCCGCGACGCAGGCTGGCCGGTGACGGTTTTCTCGCTCGGCGACGTCGCAGCTTTGAAGGGCGATGCCGCGCATATGGCGGGGCTCTGGACGGGTGCGGTCAAGTCACTGGATTCATTCAAGACGGAGCGTTTCGCTCTGGTCGTTGATGCGCTGTTCGGGGCGGGGCTTTCAAGGCTTCTGGACGGCATGGCCTTAAAGGCGTCCAGAAGCCTCGCTGAGCGCGATTGCGCGGTTGTGGCGGTGGATGTGCCCAGCGGCGTGAACGGCGATGAGAGCGGCTCTGAGGGGGCTTGCGTAAAGGCCGATCTGACGGTCACGTTTCACCGGCTGAAACCCGCCCATCTCTTCCACCCGGCGCGCGCCGCCTGCGGTGAGATCATCGTTGTCGATATCGGTATCCCGGATGGTTGGCGGCAGGGTGCAGGCGCTCTGCCCGAAATCGTGCAGCTGCCGGGCATCACCCTGCCGGATACCGGGCATGACCGCGCTGTGCACAAGCATGGCAAGGGACGGCTGTGCGTGCTGGCAGGACCGCCGGGCGCAACCGGCGCTGCGCGCCTTTCCGCCATGGCGGGGCTTAAAGCAGGCGCAGGGCTGGTCACGCTGCTGTGCCCGCCCGCTTCGCTGATGGAAGCAGCCAGTGCCAGCCTCGCCGTGATGACGAAATCCATCCGCGAGGATGACTTTGCCGACACCTTGAGCCTCCACCGCCCCGGTGCGCTTGTGATCGGGCCGGGGGCCGGGCTCAACGAGACGCTCAAAGCGCGCGTGCTGGCGGCCCTCTCTACCGGCGTTCAGGCCGTGCTCGATGCCGATGCGCTGAGCGTGTTCGCTGATGACCCGAAAGCGCTGTTCGCTGCCTTGCATGATCGCGCCGTGCTGACGCCGCATACTGGCGAGTTCGAACGGCTCTTCCCCGGTCTTCTGGACGCCAGCGCCAGTCCGCTGGAGGCTGCCAGAGCCGGATCACAACAGTCTGGAGCTAACGTACTCCTGAAAGGCCCCGCCACCGTGATTGCGCACCCGGATGGCCGCGTGGCGGTGAATATCCACGCCAGCGGACGCCTCGCCACGGCAGGCAGCGGTGATGTGCTGGCCGGGATTATCGGCGCTCTCATGGCGCAAGGGATTGCGCCGTTCCAGGCCGCGCGGTCAGCCGCCTTCCTCCATGGCGAGGCGGGATATCACCTGCCGCCGGGCGGTACGGCAGAAGACCTGCTGGCGGTAATTCCGGCTGCGCTGGAAAGCCTTGGGCGCGAGCAGGAACGCCTGCTGACGCTCAATCGTCTGGGCCGGTGA
- a CDS encoding superinfection immunity protein has product MEILILLLVGHFLPTIIAVARGHHNGFAIFLTNLLLGWTLIGWVVALIWSTTAVQRRATIINA; this is encoded by the coding sequence ATGGAAATCCTCATTCTTCTACTGGTTGGTCACTTCCTGCCCACGATCATTGCCGTCGCGCGTGGTCATCACAATGGTTTCGCCATCTTCCTGACGAACCTGCTGCTCGGCTGGACGCTGATCGGCTGGGTGGTGGCGCTGATCTGGTCGACCACCGCCGTCCAGCGCCGCGCCACCATCATCAATGCATGA
- a CDS encoding long-chain-fatty-acid--CoA ligase has protein sequence MLRGQMMNRQLMISGILQHAADNHGGREIVSRLPDTGEIHRYGWKDCHARSKRLANVLTGPLKVKSGDRVSTIAWNTHRHLELYYAVSGVGAVIHTVNPRLAPDQIAWMLDHAKAKHVFFDVSFAPIIDAIAKKCKTVKRFIVMTDSAHAPKMATKCEAYEDLLSSASPEYDWPEFDENLAAGLCYTSGTTGDPKGALYSHRSTVLHAMACLGQDVLGVGSRGTIMPVVPMFHVNAWGVPYATAMGGGKLVMPGAQLDGKSLQELIEGEQVTQVLGVPTVWLGLLQYLRESGKRIDSVENVLMGGSAMPEALLRAYEGEYGVDMQQGWGMTEMSPLGTVGKLLPKHDDLSDDEKIKIKLKQGRLIYGVEMRAVDDDGNVLPRDGKSSGHIQVRGPWIIDAYFRGAGAEAFTDDGWFRTGDVGYLDEDGYMTITDRSKDVIKSGGEWISSIDLENVAMGHPDVMMAAAVGMPHPKWQERPLLVIQPKPHTTPTAEAIQEFLAERLPKWWVPDGIEFIDEMPLGATGKILKTRLREIYKDYQFPDAG, from the coding sequence ATGTTGCGTGGACAGATGATGAATCGCCAGCTGATGATTTCTGGCATTCTACAGCATGCGGCCGACAATCACGGGGGCCGCGAGATCGTGAGCCGCCTGCCCGATACCGGCGAGATTCACCGCTATGGCTGGAAAGACTGCCACGCCCGCTCCAAACGCCTCGCCAACGTGCTGACAGGCCCTCTGAAAGTGAAATCCGGCGACCGGGTGTCCACCATTGCCTGGAATACGCACCGCCATCTGGAGCTTTATTACGCGGTTTCCGGCGTCGGCGCCGTCATCCATACGGTCAATCCGCGCCTTGCGCCCGACCAGATCGCCTGGATGCTCGACCACGCCAAGGCCAAGCATGTCTTCTTCGATGTGTCATTCGCGCCAATCATCGATGCCATCGCGAAAAAGTGCAAAACCGTCAAACGCTTCATCGTGATGACGGACAGCGCACACGCACCAAAAATGGCGACGAAGTGCGAGGCTTACGAAGACCTGCTGAGCAGCGCCTCGCCGGAGTATGACTGGCCGGAGTTCGACGAGAATCTCGCCGCCGGCCTGTGCTACACCTCCGGCACGACAGGCGATCCCAAGGGCGCGCTCTATTCCCACCGCTCCACCGTGCTGCACGCCATGGCGTGCCTGGGACAGGACGTGCTGGGCGTCGGCTCGCGCGGCACGATCATGCCGGTGGTCCCGATGTTCCACGTCAATGCCTGGGGTGTGCCGTATGCGACGGCCATGGGCGGCGGCAAGCTGGTCATGCCCGGCGCGCAGCTGGACGGTAAATCGCTTCAGGAACTGATCGAGGGCGAGCAGGTTACCCAGGTGCTCGGCGTGCCGACCGTCTGGCTCGGCCTGCTGCAGTATCTGCGCGAGAGCGGCAAGCGCATCGACAGCGTGGAGAACGTACTGATGGGCGGCTCTGCCATGCCTGAAGCGCTCCTGCGCGCCTATGAGGGCGAGTATGGCGTCGACATGCAGCAGGGCTGGGGCATGACCGAGATGAGCCCGCTGGGCACGGTCGGAAAGCTGCTGCCCAAGCATGATGACCTGTCTGATGACGAGAAGATCAAGATCAAGCTGAAACAGGGCCGGCTGATCTATGGCGTGGAAATGCGCGCCGTGGACGATGACGGGAATGTGCTGCCGCGCGATGGCAAGTCCTCGGGCCATATCCAGGTGCGCGGCCCCTGGATCATCGATGCCTATTTCCGCGGCGCGGGCGCTGAAGCCTTCACCGATGATGGCTGGTTCCGCACCGGCGATGTCGGCTATCTCGACGAGGATGGCTACATGACCATTACTGATCGCTCCAAGGACGTCATCAAGTCCGGCGGCGAATGGATCAGCTCCATTGATCTTGAGAATGTCGCCATGGGCCACCCCGACGTGATGATGGCAGCCGCTGTCGGCATGCCGCACCCCAAATGGCAGGAGCGCCCGCTACTGGTCATCCAGCCCAAGCCGCACACCACGCCGACCGCCGAGGCCATTCAGGAATTCCTCGCCGAACGCCTGCCCAAATGGTGGGTGCCGGACGGGATCGAGTTCATCGACGAGATGCCGCTTGGCGCGACGGGCAAAATCCTGAAAACCCGCCTGCGGGAAATCTACAAGGACTATCAATTCCCCGACGCGGGGTAG
- a CDS encoding MATE family efflux transporter, translating into MPPLRSLASRWWPDLAWPRLEALALIPLFALSGSIGPITGQNGGAGHVARVREAFRSAFLFCAGWGVAMAAVLAVLAYPLSWLFLPSEEAQAMARLTWWIAPVTMGGYGIAMAAAAGFNGLGRPLLGVGVNLMRCFALLVPLVWLGAMQFGPVGMISGYALANVLAGAITAFLVLRYAPMTAIESKARPIVPPTQAARAGVPVKPAE; encoded by the coding sequence TTGCCGCCGCTGCGCAGTTTGGCGAGCCGGTGGTGGCCGGATTTGGCGTGGCCGCGGCTGGAAGCGCTGGCCCTGATACCGCTATTCGCGCTTTCCGGTTCGATTGGTCCCATTACCGGCCAGAATGGCGGCGCCGGTCATGTGGCCCGCGTGCGCGAAGCCTTCCGCTCCGCCTTCCTGTTCTGTGCAGGCTGGGGCGTGGCGATGGCAGCGGTGCTGGCGGTGCTGGCCTATCCGCTATCCTGGCTGTTCCTTCCGTCAGAGGAAGCGCAGGCCATGGCCCGCCTGACCTGGTGGATCGCGCCGGTGACCATGGGCGGCTATGGCATCGCCATGGCCGCTGCCGCCGGATTTAACGGGCTTGGCCGTCCGCTGCTGGGGGTGGGGGTCAATCTGATGCGCTGTTTCGCGCTATTGGTGCCGCTGGTCTGGCTTGGGGCGATGCAGTTTGGGCCGGTAGGCATGATCAGCGGCTATGCGCTGGCCAACGTGCTGGCTGGGGCCATTACCGCTTTCCTGGTGCTGCGCTATGCGCCGATGACGGCCATTGAGAGCAAGGCCCGGCCGATAGTGCCGCCAACGCAGGCGGCGAGGGCCGGGGTACCGGTCAAGCCTGCCGAGTAG
- a CDS encoding transglycosylase SLT domain-containing protein, translating to MLLRAALLALSVSMLSAPALGDVPVPRLKPPMANHSAILNDADFDLLRRGLRAADAGDWTFVREARFNISHPVAQNLLLWRIASADPRAIFSELHMALEALDGWPRQAAIQREAEWKLAEAGMGPDLTAGWFARRDPLTGEGRIAWGEALIALGRVDEGREQIREAWRTQSLRQTHQSRVLREHGSVLTAADHAERVDFLLWAGQRSLASALLPQLAAGERRLADARIRLAARGSGVDGAVNAVPSSLQNDPGLVFERTRWRRRAGNADGALQLALELPDAHTNTVALESMWTERKLIILDLMRSNDHATAYRLAASNGMTAGVAFADAEFLAGWLALVHLNQPEDALAHFNRLEAGVTTPVSLGRAKYWQGRAAEAAGNALLARERFMAAAQHATTYYGQLAILALGGAAAELDLPADPVISEADRAAFNERDQVLALRMLGELNQTFLFRTFAAHLEGRMETPAEQAMLADIALDHLRLRESVRAAKAGRMQGMILAERAYPVIDVPSNAPVMADPSLTLSVIRQETEFDARAVSGAGARGMMQMMPATARQTARQLGLPYEFEWLTDDPDYNMRLGMAHLQEVVDNYDGSLVMALAAYNAGGGRVRRWVQEYGDPRYGAIDPIDWVESLPFAETRNYVQRVIENLQVYRARRAGHTAVPLEIERDMVGAGAGLRRILPHLSDEQLAEIEAADAAAREELGMAPLPDADDEDGGS from the coding sequence ATGCTGTTGCGTGCCGCCCTGCTCGCCCTGTCAGTGTCCATGCTGAGCGCGCCCGCGCTTGGCGATGTGCCCGTGCCGCGGCTCAAACCGCCTATGGCCAACCATTCGGCGATCCTCAACGATGCTGATTTCGACCTTTTGCGCCGGGGCCTGCGCGCCGCTGATGCGGGCGACTGGACCTTCGTGCGCGAGGCACGCTTCAACATCTCCCACCCTGTCGCGCAGAACCTCCTGCTCTGGCGCATCGCGTCGGCTGACCCGCGCGCGATCTTCTCCGAGCTGCATATGGCGCTGGAAGCGCTGGATGGCTGGCCGCGTCAGGCGGCCATACAGCGTGAGGCGGAATGGAAGCTCGCAGAAGCGGGCATGGGGCCAGACCTGACCGCAGGCTGGTTTGCCCGGCGCGATCCATTGACCGGCGAGGGCCGGATTGCCTGGGGCGAGGCGCTTATCGCCCTGGGCCGCGTTGACGAGGGCCGCGAGCAGATACGAGAAGCATGGCGGACCCAATCCCTGCGCCAGACCCATCAAAGCCGCGTGCTGCGCGAGCATGGCAGCGTTCTGACCGCCGCCGACCACGCCGAGCGCGTGGACTTCCTGCTCTGGGCCGGTCAGCGCAGCCTGGCCAGCGCCCTGCTGCCTCAACTGGCTGCCGGTGAACGCCGTCTTGCCGATGCGCGCATCCGGCTGGCCGCGCGGGGCAGCGGTGTCGACGGCGCGGTAAATGCCGTACCGTCCAGCCTGCAAAATGATCCGGGTCTGGTGTTCGAGCGCACGCGCTGGCGGCGGCGGGCGGGCAATGCCGATGGCGCGCTGCAGCTGGCACTGGAGCTGCCGGATGCCCACACCAACACCGTTGCACTGGAATCGATGTGGACCGAACGCAAGCTGATCATCCTTGATCTGATGCGCTCCAACGATCACGCAACCGCCTACCGGCTGGCAGCCTCCAACGGGATGACCGCTGGCGTGGCATTCGCCGATGCGGAGTTTCTCGCTGGCTGGCTGGCGCTGGTGCACCTGAACCAGCCGGAGGATGCTCTGGCCCATTTCAACCGGCTGGAAGCAGGCGTGACCACGCCGGTTTCCCTTGGCCGCGCAAAATACTGGCAGGGACGCGCCGCAGAGGCCGCTGGCAATGCCCTGCTCGCCCGCGAGCGCTTCATGGCCGCCGCCCAGCACGCCACCACCTATTACGGCCAGCTGGCCATTCTGGCGCTCGGCGGCGCGGCAGCCGAGCTCGACCTGCCTGCCGATCCGGTCATCAGTGAAGCTGACCGCGCCGCCTTCAATGAGCGCGATCAGGTTCTGGCCCTGCGGATGCTGGGTGAGCTGAACCAGACCTTCCTGTTCCGCACCTTTGCCGCCCATCTGGAGGGCCGCATGGAGACACCGGCAGAGCAGGCCATGCTGGCCGATATCGCGCTGGACCATTTGCGCCTGCGCGAGTCCGTGCGCGCGGCCAAGGCTGGCCGCATGCAGGGCATGATCCTGGCCGAACGCGCCTACCCGGTCATTGATGTGCCGTCCAATGCGCCGGTGATGGCCGACCCCTCCCTGACCCTTTCGGTCATCCGGCAGGAAACCGAATTTGATGCGCGCGCCGTCAGCGGCGCTGGCGCGCGCGGCATGATGCAGATGATGCCCGCCACCGCCCGCCAGACGGCACGTCAGCTCGGCCTGCCGTATGAGTTTGAGTGGCTGACCGATGACCCCGACTACAATATGCGCCTTGGCATGGCCCATCTGCAGGAGGTGGTCGACAATTATGACGGCTCACTCGTCATGGCGCTGGCCGCCTATAATGCCGGCGGCGGGCGCGTGCGCCGCTGGGTGCAGGAATATGGCGATCCGCGCTATGGCGCGATTGATCCGATCGACTGGGTGGAGAGCCTGCCGTTTGCCGAAACGCGCAATTATGTGCAGCGCGTGATCGAGAATCTGCAGGTCTACCGCGCCCGCCGGGCCGGTCACACCGCCGTGCCGCTGGAAATCGAGCGCGACATGGTGGGAGCGGGCGCGGGCCTGCGCCGCATCCTGCCGCATCTCAGCGACGAGCAGCTGGCCGAGATCGAGGCCGCCGATGCCGCCGCCCGCGAAGAGCTGGGCATGGCACCACTACCGGATGCGGACGACGAGGACGGCGGGAGTTAG
- a CDS encoding P-II family nitrogen regulator has product MKKIEAIIKPFKLDDVKEALQEIGLQGLTVTEAKGFGRQKGHTELYRGAEYVVDFLPKIKIELVIPDGRVDAAVEAIQNAAQTGRIGDGKIFIMPVETAIRIRTGETGDNAL; this is encoded by the coding sequence ATGAAGAAGATCGAAGCGATCATAAAACCTTTCAAGCTCGATGATGTGAAGGAAGCCCTTCAGGAAATCGGCCTGCAGGGTCTGACCGTGACCGAGGCCAAGGGATTTGGCCGTCAGAAAGGCCATACCGAGCTCTATCGGGGCGCGGAATACGTGGTCGATTTCCTGCCGAAGATAAAGATCGAGCTGGTGATCCCCGATGGCCGCGTGGATGCCGCCGTGGAGGCCATCCAGAACGCGGCGCAGACCGGGCGGATCGGTGATGGCAAGATATTCATCATGCCCGTGGAGACCGCGATCCGCATCCGTACCGGCGAAACCGGCGACAACGCGCTCTAG
- a CDS encoding NADP-dependent malic enzyme has product MTEKTAAELAQSRTDEDALAFHREYPPGKLALAPTKPMATQRDLALAYSPGVAAPVRAIAADPDAVYDYTSKGNMVAVVSNGTAILGLGNLGPRASKPVMEGKAVLFKRFADIDAFDIEIDYEDPEKFIDCVAGFGDSFGGINLEDIKSPECFEIEAQLRERLAIPVFHDDQHGTAIIAAAGLMNALHLTNRKFEDVKLVLIGAGAAGLSVLELVKSLGVQHDNVTIIDVKGVVHTGRNDLHPRLAAHARKTDLRTLDEAMVDADVMLGLSAGGIVSQAMVKSMAADPIIFAMANPTPEIMPDEIKAVRSDAIIATGRSDFPNQVNNVLGFPYIFRGALDVRATTINEEMKLAAARALADLARTDVPDEVARANRSARLSFGRNYIIPSPFDPRLISFVPPYVAKAAVDSGVARLPMPEAGSGYRARLARRLDPTAALQQHITEVIKAEPKRIVFAEGEEPSVIRAAAAFQAQGLGTPVLVAREKIAEANMKELGIDPGSLEIWNARLSDQNPDYVDFLYERMQRRGYLRRDVQRLVNNDRNVFSACMLRFGDADGMVTGVTRHFTNTLSDIRLVLDEAPGGRLIGLSLAISRGRTLVIADTNVTEFPEAPELADIACGAAAAARKLGLTPRVAFLSYSTFGNPPGIRTEKIQSAVRLLDARGADFEYEGEMAADVALNPDHHEAYSFSRLSGAANVLVMPAVHSASIATRLLKATGGATVIEGLLVGLEKSVQIARLGSPVSDIVNLAGMASFDLTHRT; this is encoded by the coding sequence ATGACCGAAAAGACCGCCGCCGAACTGGCCCAGTCGCGCACCGACGAGGATGCGCTAGCGTTCCATCGCGAATATCCGCCCGGCAAGCTGGCGCTGGCACCCACCAAGCCGATGGCGACGCAGCGCGACCTGGCGCTGGCCTACAGCCCCGGTGTGGCGGCACCTGTGCGCGCGATCGCGGCCGATCCTGACGCGGTTTATGACTACACGTCGAAGGGCAATATGGTGGCGGTCGTGTCCAACGGCACGGCCATTCTGGGGCTGGGCAATCTGGGGCCGCGAGCCTCCAAGCCGGTGATGGAAGGCAAGGCGGTCCTGTTCAAGCGCTTTGCCGATATCGACGCATTCGATATCGAGATTGATTACGAGGACCCGGAGAAATTCATCGACTGCGTGGCGGGGTTCGGCGACAGCTTTGGCGGCATAAACCTTGAAGACATAAAGTCGCCGGAATGCTTTGAAATTGAAGCGCAATTGCGCGAGCGCCTAGCCATTCCGGTGTTCCATGACGACCAGCATGGTACCGCCATTATCGCGGCTGCTGGCCTGATGAACGCGCTGCACCTGACCAACCGCAAGTTCGAAGACGTGAAGCTGGTGCTGATCGGGGCAGGGGCGGCGGGCCTGTCGGTTCTGGAGCTGGTGAAATCGCTGGGCGTGCAACACGACAATGTCACGATCATTGACGTGAAGGGGGTGGTGCATACGGGCCGGAACGATCTGCATCCCCGTCTGGCCGCCCATGCGCGCAAGACTGATCTGCGCACGCTGGACGAGGCGATGGTGGACGCTGATGTGATGCTGGGCCTGTCGGCAGGCGGCATTGTCAGTCAGGCGATGGTCAAGTCCATGGCCGCCGATCCGATCATTTTCGCCATGGCCAATCCGACGCCGGAGATCATGCCCGACGAGATCAAGGCGGTGCGCTCGGACGCCATCATCGCAACCGGGCGATCTGATTTCCCCAATCAGGTCAATAATGTACTGGGCTTTCCTTACATATTCCGTGGCGCGCTGGATGTGCGCGCGACCACGATCAATGAGGAGATGAAGCTGGCGGCTGCCCGCGCGCTGGCCGATCTTGCCCGCACTGATGTGCCAGATGAGGTGGCGCGCGCCAATCGCTCCGCCCGCCTCAGTTTCGGGCGCAACTACATCATCCCGTCGCCCTTCGATCCGCGCCTGATTTCGTTTGTGCCGCCTTATGTGGCAAAGGCGGCGGTGGATAGCGGTGTGGCCCGCCTGCCCATGCCGGAGGCCGGTTCAGGCTATCGCGCGCGGCTGGCCCGCAGGCTGGACCCGACCGCTGCCCTGCAACAGCATATTACCGAGGTCATCAAGGCCGAACCCAAGCGTATCGTGTTTGCAGAGGGCGAGGAGCCAAGCGTGATCCGCGCGGCGGCCGCCTTCCAGGCGCAGGGGCTGGGCACGCCGGTATTGGTGGCACGCGAGAAAATTGCCGAGGCCAATATGAAGGAGCTGGGCATTGATCCCGGCTCGCTGGAAATCTGGAACGCACGCCTGTCGGACCAGAATCCCGACTATGTGGATTTCCTCTATGAGCGCATGCAGCGCCGGGGCTATCTGCGCCGGGACGTGCAGCGTCTCGTCAATAATGACCGCAATGTCTTCTCCGCCTGCATGCTGCGCTTTGGGGATGCGGACGGCATGGTGACGGGCGTGACGCGCCACTTTACCAACACGCTGTCGGACATCCGGCTGGTGCTGGATGAAGCGCCGGGCGGGCGGCTGATCGGCCTGTCGCTGGCGATCAGCCGGGGCCGCACGCTGGTGATCGCCGACACCAATGTCACCGAGTTTCCGGAAGCGCCAGAGCTGGCCGATATCGCATGCGGTGCGGCTGCTGCTGCACGCAAGCTGGGCCTGACACCGCGCGTTGCCTTCCTCTCCTACTCGACCTTTGGCAACCCGCCGGGGATCCGCACCGAAAAGATCCAGAGCGCAGTGCGTCTGCTGGACGCGCGCGGGGCGGACTTCGAGTATGAGGGCGAGATGGCCGCAGATGTGGCCCTGAACCCCGATCACCATGAAGCCTACAGCTTTTCGCGCCTGTCGGGTGCCGCCAACGTGCTGGTCATGCCTGCGGTTCACTCCGCGTCCATCGCCACGCGCCTCTTGAAAGCGACGGGCGGCGCCACGGTGATCGAAGGACTGCTCGTGGGGCTGGAAAAGTCAGTGCAGATCGCGCGGCTCGGCTCACCGGTATCCGACATCGTCAACCTTGCCGGCATGGCCAGTTTCGACCTTACCCACAGGACGTGA
- a CDS encoding threonine/serine dehydratase produces the protein MHLPGFNDVMDAATRLKGLAVRTPLLWSPALDEAVGGRVLIKAECLQRTGSFKFRGAYNALALMTLADRVRGVVAFSSGNHAQGVAEAAQMWGIRATIVMPADAPAIKAEGVRARGGKVITYDRASEDREAISRQLCEETGATLIPSFDHFGVIAGQGTCGLEIVQQLEERGETADQLVCCVGGGGLIAGINLALAERAPEIAVYGAEPEGFDDHARSLVSGQRERNTKSSGSLQDALLSEAPGEMTFSINQPRLKGIGVVSDDEAMQAVAFAWQHLKLVIEPGGACALAAVLSGKIDEKGKTTVIVATGGNVDAAVFAKAIGG, from the coding sequence ATGCACCTACCAGGCTTCAACGACGTCATGGACGCCGCCACCCGCCTCAAAGGGCTGGCGGTCAGGACGCCCTTGCTGTGGAGCCCGGCGCTGGATGAGGCTGTGGGCGGGCGTGTGCTGATAAAGGCCGAGTGCCTGCAGCGCACCGGCTCGTTCAAGTTCCGCGGGGCCTATAACGCGCTCGCGCTGATGACATTGGCTGATCGTGTTCGCGGCGTCGTGGCGTTCTCCTCAGGCAATCATGCGCAAGGGGTGGCCGAGGCAGCGCAGATGTGGGGCATTCGGGCCACCATCGTGATGCCGGCCGACGCACCGGCCATAAAGGCCGAGGGCGTGCGCGCGCGAGGCGGAAAGGTCATCACCTATGATCGCGCCAGCGAAGACCGTGAAGCCATCTCCCGGCAGCTGTGCGAGGAGACAGGGGCCACGCTGATCCCGTCCTTTGACCATTTTGGCGTCATAGCCGGGCAGGGCACGTGCGGGCTGGAAATCGTCCAGCAGCTGGAAGAGCGTGGTGAGACAGCAGACCAGCTCGTCTGCTGCGTCGGCGGGGGCGGGCTGATTGCCGGGATCAATCTGGCGCTCGCTGAACGTGCGCCGGAAATCGCCGTTTATGGCGCGGAGCCGGAAGGCTTTGACGACCATGCCCGCTCGCTGGTTTCAGGCCAGCGTGAGCGCAACACGAAAAGCTCCGGATCGTTGCAGGATGCGCTCCTGTCGGAAGCACCCGGCGAGATGACCTTTTCTATCAACCAGCCCCGCCTCAAAGGGATTGGCGTCGTCAGCGATGATGAAGCGATGCAAGCGGTCGCCTTTGCCTGGCAACATCTGAAGCTCGTCATCGAGCCGGGTGGCGCGTGTGCGCTGGCCGCCGTGCTTTCAGGGAAGATCGACGAGAAGGGCAAGACGACCGTGATTGTCGCCACGGGTGGCAATGTGGATGCGGCGGTGTTTGCAAAGGCGATAGGGGGCTAG